Genomic DNA from Candidatus Methylomirabilota bacterium:
CCGCCGGGCGAGCTCGGCCAGCCGGGCGCGGGGGATGGCGGCGAACGCCGCCACGACGTCGGGATCGAACTGGCTTCCGGCGCTACGAAGAAGCTCGCAGAGGGCGACCACCGGAGACCGCGCCGGCTGATAGGGCCGATCGGTTGTGACTGCGTCGAACACGTCGGCGACCGAAACCACCCGCGCCGCGAGCGGGATCGCCTTTCCCGCCAGGCCCTCCGGATACCCCGCGCCGTCGTACCACTCGTGGTGGCTGCGCACCACGTCGGCCTCCGCGGCGAGGAACCCGAGGTCCGCCAGCATCCGCGCCCCGGCCTCCGGGTGACCCTTGATGTCGGCGTACTCGGCCTCCGTCAACGGCGCCGGCTTCTGAAGGATCGCGTCCGGCAGCGCGAGCTTCCCGATGTCGTGGAGCAGACCGGCCCGGCGGCACACCGCCACCTCCGGGGGCGAGAGCCGCAGCGCCTGG
This window encodes:
- a CDS encoding HD-GYP domain-containing protein — protein: MKMLTRTETLAPFVAALEDRDVHLESHSMRVSLYAAELAQALRLSPPEVAVCRRAGLLHDIGKLALPDAILQKPAPLTEAEYADIKGHPEAGARMLADLGFLAAEADVVRSHHEWYDGAGYPEGLAGKAIPLAARVVSVADVFDAVTTDRPYQPARSPVVALCELLRSAGSQFDPDVVAAFAAIPRARLAELARRA